In a single window of the Anaerotruncus rubiinfantis genome:
- a CDS encoding glycerol dehydrogenase, with product MVQTTGRAFGSPLKYIQGPGEFNNLQKYTSIYGEKAYFLIDGFLHTELNARLKEIYAETGSCYETAKFGGECCQSEIDRVTEAAKAFGAQIFVGVGGGKTLDTAKFVANGLETPLIIMPTAASTDAPVSELGILYTEKGEHRAAVKMKRNSEIVLMDTEIILKAPKRLFIAGIADALATWFEARANDASDHENYIGTGYRRCKAGMAIAKMAYDILMADGLRAVQALERGALTEAVENVIEANTLLSGLGFQNTGCSTAHGIHSGLTELPCTHKYLHGEKVAFGIVVQMVLENTPAEELDRIMRFLVKLGLPVTLGQMDIDPTPENVSAVAHKTTKGNSLIYSEPFLITEDLVYNAIIAADEIGRSYLAEN from the coding sequence ATGGTACAAACCACTGGCCGGGCCTTTGGTAGTCCACTCAAATATATCCAGGGACCTGGAGAATTCAACAATCTTCAGAAATACACCTCCATTTATGGTGAAAAGGCATATTTTTTGATCGATGGTTTTCTCCATACCGAGCTGAACGCGCGATTAAAGGAAATTTATGCAGAAACCGGTTCGTGCTATGAAACTGCGAAATTCGGCGGTGAATGCTGCCAAAGCGAGATCGACCGCGTAACCGAAGCCGCGAAGGCCTTCGGGGCTCAGATTTTTGTCGGTGTGGGCGGCGGGAAGACGCTCGATACCGCGAAGTTTGTGGCTAACGGGCTGGAAACGCCGCTCATCATTATGCCGACCGCGGCATCGACCGACGCGCCGGTGAGCGAGCTTGGCATCCTCTACACCGAAAAGGGGGAGCACCGCGCGGCCGTCAAGATGAAGCGCAACTCGGAAATTGTCCTAATGGATACCGAAATCATCCTCAAAGCGCCGAAACGCCTGTTTATAGCGGGTATTGCGGACGCGCTGGCCACCTGGTTTGAAGCGCGGGCAAACGACGCTTCCGATCACGAAAATTATATCGGTACCGGTTATCGACGCTGCAAAGCGGGTATGGCGATTGCGAAGATGGCGTATGACATCCTGATGGCGGACGGTCTCAGGGCGGTACAGGCGCTTGAACGAGGCGCGCTGACCGAAGCGGTCGAAAACGTCATCGAAGCGAACACCCTCCTTTCCGGCCTCGGGTTCCAGAACACCGGCTGTTCGACCGCGCACGGCATCCACTCGGGCCTGACCGAGCTGCCCTGTACCCACAAATATCTGCACGGCGAAAAGGTCGCGTTCGGCATCGTGGTGCAGATGGTGCTGGAGAACACCCCAGCCGAAGAGCTCGACCGGATCATGCGGTTTCTGGTAAAGCTGGGACTGCCGGTGACCCTTGGGCAGATGGACATTGATCCAACGCCGGAAAATGTTTCTGCCGTCGCGCATAAGACCACAAAAGGCAACAGCCTGATCTATTCCGAACCTTTTTTGATCACTGAAGACCTCGTGTATAACGCGATCATCGCGGCGGACGAGATCGGAAGAAGCTATCTTGCGGAAAATTAG
- a CDS encoding TRAP transporter small permease has protein sequence MKIFHKIDHFIEMLQVWACAILFGAIVVLGTIQVCGRYVFNYSIPWSEETMRFCCIWMVFIGAALTVRSDGHVSIDILQGFLKNNKTKAVLYLIGRLMCVVFLVWIFPASIELINRTKSSMAATLPLSFSFVYASFAVGAVMMLLSYIATLPKTTAAIWKGEKDE, from the coding sequence ATGAAAATTTTCCACAAGATAGATCATTTTATTGAAATGCTGCAGGTGTGGGCCTGTGCGATTCTGTTCGGGGCGATCGTGGTCCTCGGCACGATCCAGGTCTGTGGCCGATACGTTTTCAACTATTCGATCCCGTGGTCGGAGGAGACGATGCGGTTCTGCTGCATCTGGATGGTGTTCATTGGCGCCGCGCTTACGGTGCGCAGCGACGGCCATGTTTCCATCGATATCCTGCAAGGATTTCTCAAGAACAACAAAACCAAGGCGGTTCTATATCTGATTGGAAGACTGATGTGCGTGGTGTTCCTAGTGTGGATCTTTCCGGCTTCGATCGAACTGATCAACAGGACCAAGAGCTCGATGGCTGCGACCCTGCCGCTGTCCTTCTCGTTTGTCTATGCCTCTTTTGCTGTGGGGGCGGTGATGATGCTGCTTTCTTATATTGCAACGCTTCCCAAAACGACAGCTGCGATCTGGAAGGGGGAGAAAGACGAATGA
- a CDS encoding amidohydrolase family protein yields the protein MKIIDAHLHFCRAEYFDGIAAAAGHENTAEHLSEQYGKLGIVHGVVMGNRGLSAQGDYPPFLSYCVGLDEERLREESYQQTVEQVQLHLQRKNCVGIKLYPGYNSTYVTDQIYAPFYELAARYQKPVAIHTGATAGKGALLKYSHPLTLDELAVRYPQVQFVMCHFGNPWLVDAAAVLEKNDNVAVDLSGLLEGRVNPCAFFAENGGYVEQLRIWMKYADCYDRVMFGTDWPLVNLKEYIAFIGRLVPERFQEDIFFGNANRIYQLGL from the coding sequence TTGAAAATAATTGATGCACACCTTCATTTTTGCAGGGCGGAATATTTCGACGGCATCGCTGCCGCCGCCGGGCATGAAAATACGGCGGAACATCTGAGCGAACAGTATGGAAAACTGGGGATCGTTCATGGTGTTGTGATGGGGAACCGCGGCTTGTCTGCACAGGGGGATTATCCGCCATTTCTCAGCTACTGTGTCGGTTTGGATGAAGAGCGTCTGCGGGAGGAAAGCTACCAGCAGACCGTGGAACAGGTGCAACTGCATCTGCAGCGGAAAAACTGTGTGGGGATCAAATTGTATCCGGGTTACAACAGCACTTATGTGACCGATCAGATTTATGCCCCCTTTTATGAGCTTGCCGCGCGCTATCAAAAACCGGTGGCAATCCACACGGGCGCGACCGCCGGGAAAGGCGCGCTGCTCAAATATAGTCATCCGCTGACACTGGACGAATTGGCGGTGCGGTATCCGCAGGTGCAGTTTGTCATGTGCCATTTTGGGAATCCATGGCTGGTGGATGCGGCGGCGGTGCTCGAGAAAAACGATAACGTTGCGGTTGACCTGTCCGGACTATTGGAGGGCCGGGTCAACCCCTGCGCCTTTTTTGCGGAAAACGGCGGCTATGTCGAACAGCTGCGGATCTGGATGAAATATGCGGACTGCTACGACCGGGTCATGTTCGGCACCGATTGGCCGCTTGTGAACCTCAAGGAATATATTGCTTTTATCGGGCGCCTGGTGCCGGAACGATTCCAGGAAGATATCTTTTTTGGCAACGCCAACCGGATCTATCAGC
- a CDS encoding LysM peptidoglycan-binding domain-containing protein — MVIHTVERGDTLFSIARRYQVPVQQLIQYNGLQNADRLVVGQTIVILYPKNLYTVQAGDSLYGIAQKYKIPLNELYRNNPGLIERAYIYPGQQLVISFSQQKLGNMDVLGYAYPDVNRRLLKNMLPFMSYLMPFTYEIEEDGELSEMEDEELIEMAKETDVAPLMHLSNLREPIGFDSDLAHLVLTNRRIQERLIEETLETIQEKGYVGLDIDFENLYAADKKLFADFVGRMRGQLNPAGYEVFAALAAKTSDDQKGLLLEGHDYQAVGEAANGVLLMTYEWGYRYGPPMAVAPVGNVREVLDYAVTRIQPEKIFMGIPNYGYDWPLPYVQGVTAAKSISNVRAVQIAAEYGVQIEYSSTAQAPHFRYQDGSAEHEVWFEDAKSIRTKLELVAEYGLRGAGYWNLMRPFPENWSVLNALYRIEQPGF, encoded by the coding sequence ATGGTCATCCATACGGTGGAGCGCGGGGACACGCTCTTTTCGATTGCGCGCCGGTATCAGGTGCCGGTACAGCAGCTCATCCAATATAATGGCCTGCAGAACGCCGACCGCCTGGTGGTGGGACAGACGATCGTGATCCTATATCCAAAAAACCTTTATACGGTGCAGGCGGGGGATTCCCTTTATGGGATCGCGCAGAAATACAAAATCCCACTCAACGAGCTCTACCGCAACAATCCGGGGTTAATTGAACGGGCCTACATCTATCCCGGCCAGCAGTTGGTGATTTCCTTCAGCCAACAAAAGCTTGGAAATATGGATGTGCTCGGTTATGCATATCCGGACGTCAACCGGCGGCTTTTAAAAAACATGCTTCCGTTTATGAGCTATCTGATGCCGTTTACCTATGAAATTGAGGAGGACGGGGAGCTCTCTGAAATGGAGGATGAGGAGCTCATCGAGATGGCAAAGGAAACAGATGTGGCCCCGCTGATGCACCTTTCCAATCTCCGGGAACCAATTGGGTTTGACAGTGACCTGGCGCATCTGGTGCTGACGAATCGCCGGATTCAGGAACGGCTGATTGAAGAGACGCTTGAAACCATCCAGGAGAAGGGCTATGTTGGGCTGGATATTGATTTTGAAAACCTTTATGCCGCGGATAAAAAGCTTTTTGCGGACTTTGTAGGCCGGATGCGCGGGCAGCTGAACCCGGCCGGATACGAAGTCTTTGCGGCGTTGGCGGCCAAGACTTCCGATGATCAGAAGGGGCTGCTTCTGGAAGGGCACGATTACCAGGCGGTTGGGGAAGCGGCAAACGGTGTTTTGCTGATGACCTATGAATGGGGGTACCGGTATGGCCCGCCGATGGCGGTTGCGCCGGTGGGGAATGTCCGGGAGGTGCTTGATTACGCGGTCACGCGCATCCAGCCGGAAAAGATTTTCATGGGCATCCCGAATTACGGTTACGACTGGCCGCTTCCATATGTGCAGGGCGTGACTGCTGCGAAGTCGATATCAAACGTCCGGGCTGTACAGATTGCCGCGGAATACGGCGTGCAGATCGAGTACAGCAGTACCGCGCAGGCGCCCCATTTCCGTTATCAGGATGGATCGGCCGAGCACGAGGTCTGGTTCGAAGATGCCAAAAGCATCCGTACAAAACTGGAACTGGTGGCTGAATACGGTCTGCGCGGAGCGGGCTACTGGAACCTGATGCGTCCATTCCCGGAAAACTGGAGCGTTCTGAACGCGCTATACAGGATCGAACAGCCTGGTTTTTAA
- a CDS encoding zinc-binding alcohol dehydrogenase family protein, whose protein sequence is MKAIRINAPGQVEICEVEKPALKEGEALLKLLYGGICGSDLGTYRGTMAYASYPLIPGHEFSAEIVEVGPNDKGLKPGMVVTANPYFNCGHCYSCQRGLVNCCTGNQTMGVQREGAFAEYIAMPIERIYDGKGLPAKTLALIEPFCISYHGVSRANIQPGDKALVIGAGTIGVLAAVAAKSKGAKVYLADVAEGKLAYAEGFGIDGTILNDGPDALAKAVNGITGGNGFDVTIEAVGLPSTFQNCIDAVAFGGRMVLIGVGKKNLDFNFTMIQKKELNIFGSRNAYKKDFLELIDLVKSGKVDIDRIVTNTYKWTDAPRAFEEFSNNAGQMLKVVFDFT, encoded by the coding sequence ATGAAAGCAATCCGAATCAATGCACCGGGCCAGGTCGAAATCTGCGAAGTGGAAAAGCCTGCCCTCAAAGAAGGCGAAGCGCTGCTGAAACTCCTGTACGGCGGAATCTGCGGCAGCGATTTGGGTACATACCGCGGAACGATGGCATACGCCTCCTATCCGCTTATCCCGGGTCATGAGTTTTCCGCTGAGATCGTAGAGGTCGGCCCGAACGACAAAGGACTCAAACCCGGCATGGTCGTTACCGCGAACCCCTACTTCAACTGTGGCCACTGCTATTCCTGCCAGCGCGGGCTGGTCAACTGCTGCACCGGCAACCAGACGATGGGTGTGCAGCGGGAAGGCGCTTTCGCCGAATACATTGCCATGCCCATTGAGCGCATCTATGACGGCAAGGGGCTGCCTGCGAAAACCCTTGCGCTGATCGAACCATTCTGCATCAGCTACCACGGCGTATCCCGCGCGAATATTCAGCCGGGGGACAAGGCGCTGGTCATCGGTGCTGGCACCATCGGCGTTCTGGCGGCGGTGGCCGCGAAGTCCAAAGGCGCCAAGGTATACCTGGCTGACGTTGCCGAGGGCAAGCTCGCGTATGCCGAGGGCTTTGGGATTGACGGCACCATCCTCAACGACGGGCCAGACGCGCTTGCGAAAGCGGTCAATGGGATCACTGGCGGCAACGGCTTTGATGTCACAATCGAGGCGGTCGGCTTACCATCCACCTTCCAGAACTGCATTGATGCGGTGGCGTTCGGCGGGCGGATGGTCCTCATCGGCGTCGGCAAGAAAAATCTTGACTTCAACTTTACCATGATCCAAAAGAAGGAACTGAACATCTTTGGTTCCCGCAACGCCTACAAGAAAGATTTTCTTGAATTGATCGATTTGGTGAAAAGCGGCAAGGTGGACATCGACCGGATTGTCACCAACACCTATAAATGGACCGATGCCCCCCGGGCTTTTGAGGAGTTCAGCAACAACGCGGGACAGATGCTGAAGGTTGTCTTTGATTTTACCTGA
- a CDS encoding TRAP transporter large permease, producing the protein MSMLAIAVVLLLIFIAIGVPVCFAIGLSGLCAVAFGGDAPLFMVVQQIVRGLNSFPLMACPFFILAGEIMGAAKLSDRILDFCRACVSWMKGGLGAVCVLANMIFAAISGSGAASISAIGSLTTPQLKKTGYNRGFVAALIAGGGALGPIIPPSMNMIIYGSLTGDSVGKLFLGGVLPGILIGGAMMLMCFYYAKKHHVDQGTGTFSIKDLLTTLRKSFFALITPLIIIGGVISGVFTPTEAGIVACVYGLICGFFIYRTIKVKELLSIFRRATESSAMIMMIMGIATIYSYIFAVENVGDMISNFLLSISTNPIIIMLIITVIMMIIGCFMETIAAMVVLLPVIYPVVMGLGVDPVQFGVLFCISTVLGGVTPPVGVYLFLSMSIAGANIKEVARYIIPIVIFIVTTMILIIFIPGVATLVPNVLMR; encoded by the coding sequence ATGAGTATGCTTGCAATCGCAGTCGTACTGCTGCTGATTTTTATTGCAATCGGTGTGCCGGTCTGTTTCGCAATCGGGCTTTCCGGATTGTGCGCGGTCGCATTTGGCGGCGATGCGCCGCTTTTTATGGTGGTGCAGCAGATTGTGCGCGGACTCAATTCTTTTCCGCTGATGGCCTGCCCGTTCTTTATCCTGGCGGGCGAAATCATGGGGGCGGCAAAACTCTCAGACCGGATTCTGGATTTCTGCCGGGCGTGCGTTTCCTGGATGAAAGGCGGCCTCGGCGCGGTGTGCGTTCTGGCCAATATGATCTTTGCGGCCATCTCCGGCTCCGGCGCGGCTTCGATCAGCGCGATCGGTTCGCTGACCACCCCGCAGCTGAAAAAGACCGGCTACAACCGCGGCTTCGTCGCGGCGCTGATTGCGGGCGGCGGCGCGCTCGGCCCGATCATCCCGCCGAGCATGAACATGATCATCTATGGCTCGCTCACTGGTGACTCGGTCGGCAAGCTGTTTTTGGGCGGCGTGCTGCCGGGTATCCTGATCGGCGGCGCAATGATGTTGATGTGTTTTTACTACGCGAAAAAGCATCATGTCGATCAGGGAACCGGAACCTTCAGCATAAAGGATCTGCTGACCACCCTGCGCAAATCCTTTTTTGCGCTGATCACACCGCTTATTATCATTGGCGGCGTCATCTCCGGCGTGTTCACCCCGACCGAAGCGGGGATTGTGGCTTGTGTCTACGGGCTCATCTGCGGATTTTTCATCTATCGAACCATCAAGGTGAAGGAACTGCTCAGCATCTTCCGCCGCGCGACCGAATCCTCGGCCATGATCATGATGATCATGGGCATCGCGACCATCTACAGCTACATCTTCGCGGTGGAGAATGTCGGTGACATGATCAGCAATTTCCTGCTTTCAATCTCGACCAACCCAATCATCATCATGTTGATTATCACGGTGATCATGATGATCATCGGCTGCTTCATGGAGACGATCGCCGCCATGGTCGTGCTGTTGCCGGTCATCTATCCGGTGGTCATGGGGCTCGGCGTGGACCCGGTCCAGTTCGGCGTGCTGTTCTGCATCTCGACGGTGCTTGGCGGCGTCACACCACCGGTCGGCGTCTATCTGTTCCTTTCCATGAGTATTGCCGGTGCGAATATCAAGGAGGTTGCGCGCTATATCATTCCGATTGTCATTTTTATCGTCACCACAATGATTCTAATTATTTTCATTCCTGGTGTTGCGACCCTGGTTCCAAATGTGCTGATGCGCTGA
- a CDS encoding glycerol-3-phosphate acyltransferase, whose protein sequence is MERLGCFLAGYLLGCILTAELLAYYKTGKSARTMGSGNPGTANMTRLFGKRAGALVLCGDVMKTAAACLLCRLAFFPQLGRIAVLYAGIGAACGHNFPFWNGFRGGKGVAVTCTFLVLYSPMWGTASCLAGLGLVFLTGYLAVGATAIPIVFLPFAASLSGWEAGLLVLAAAGMMAARNFGSFRRIAAGSEKKAGFLHRFRR, encoded by the coding sequence ATGGAACGTTTGGGATGTTTTCTTGCAGGCTATCTGCTCGGCTGCATTTTGACAGCCGAACTGCTCGCCTATTATAAGACCGGAAAAAGCGCCCGGACGATGGGGTCGGGGAACCCTGGAACAGCCAATATGACACGCCTGTTCGGGAAAAGAGCGGGTGCGCTGGTGCTTTGCGGAGACGTTATGAAAACCGCGGCTGCCTGCCTTCTGTGCAGGCTCGCGTTTTTCCCGCAGCTGGGAAGAATCGCGGTTCTTTATGCGGGAATCGGCGCCGCGTGCGGTCACAATTTCCCATTTTGGAATGGGTTTCGCGGCGGCAAAGGAGTTGCGGTGACCTGCACCTTCTTGGTGCTGTATTCCCCCATGTGGGGGACGGCAAGTTGTCTGGCGGGGCTTGGATTGGTGTTTCTGACCGGCTACCTTGCTGTTGGTGCGACAGCGATCCCAATCGTGTTTCTGCCGTTTGCGGCCTCGCTTTCCGGGTGGGAAGCGGGACTGCTCGTCCTTGCGGCCGCGGGCATGATGGCGGCGCGCAATTTCGGATCTTTCCGGCGGATTGCCGCGGGAAGTGAAAAAAAAGCCGGCTTCCTGCATCGGTTCCGGCGCTGA
- a CDS encoding ATP-binding protein: MSAENLKNLLDALADISVYVIEESTHKLLYFNRRCQDTGRGKAALGTKCHEVWPEVCANCPLNLLGDKQSGRLVCYDPLLRSTVDVTANRIFWDGQIPAVVVTASPHKLDFEEEQGLQKIEQMYAKSLVTVFGECIIANLTADYYVNCQKDSLWTDIPEQGNFEMENYKYAKKVLHPDDLEAFNHHFSRQAMLRLFGEGKKQISKRLRRLTSDGTYHMVDFHAAKIQALGDAECWCVLVFRDVQDEFLLEQQRNVEISQLATAAKIAYQMLIAVNLTQNTYHMLEYERFPVKKPGDAGSFDDLIEAELATVHPDHRPEFIGKFSRGALTAAFSGGERIVTMKVPHLGADGIYHWNFTQVVRVESPYTDDLIEITLSRNIDDERRIQEELLEKERRTKVLLEEALQKAERASQAKSDFLSRMSHDIRTPMNAIMGMTELAQLHLGSEEKLRDYLQKIASSGAHLLGLINEVLDVSKIESGAVGLEEAEFDLRDLVRDTVELVRIPIEKKQQELTVKLDEGLHSRVVGDARRLKQVLVNILENASKYSGEHGQISFSLEELKKGERLAGTYRFAVADNGIGMKPEYLEHIFEPFSRADDSRTSKITGTGLGMTIVQSIVAMMGGDIQVESAYGKGSRFQITICLSKCDVPTVMTPPEKHRVRDSFPGLRILLVEDNELNRQIAAEMLGLLGVSVEIAENGRQAVDAIFSHPPLYYDMVFMDIQMPVLNGYNATREIRESGLERIDELPIVAMTADAFAEDARQARLAGMDGHLAKPISIDQLKSALSNCLLWKQRNRPDRAAWEDTAH, encoded by the coding sequence ATGTCTGCTGAAAATTTGAAAAATCTGCTGGATGCGTTGGCTGATATCAGCGTCTATGTGATTGAGGAGTCGACTCACAAGCTGCTGTATTTTAATCGGCGCTGTCAGGATACCGGCCGCGGAAAGGCTGCGCTCGGAACAAAATGCCACGAAGTCTGGCCCGAGGTCTGCGCAAACTGTCCGCTTAATCTGCTTGGAGATAAACAGTCCGGCCGGCTTGTCTGTTATGATCCGCTCCTGCGGTCCACTGTCGACGTCACCGCAAACCGGATTTTCTGGGATGGGCAGATCCCGGCGGTGGTCGTGACCGCCTCCCCGCACAAATTGGACTTTGAGGAAGAACAGGGTCTGCAAAAAATTGAACAGATGTATGCCAAAAGCCTTGTAACGGTTTTTGGCGAGTGTATTATCGCCAATCTTACAGCTGATTATTACGTCAACTGCCAGAAGGATTCCCTCTGGACAGACATCCCGGAACAGGGAAACTTCGAGATGGAAAACTACAAATATGCAAAGAAAGTGCTGCATCCCGACGATCTGGAGGCCTTCAACCACCATTTTTCCCGACAGGCGATGCTTCGGCTGTTTGGAGAAGGAAAAAAACAAATATCCAAGAGGCTGCGTCGTTTGACTTCAGACGGAACCTATCACATGGTGGATTTCCATGCGGCAAAAATTCAAGCGCTCGGAGACGCGGAATGCTGGTGTGTACTGGTTTTCCGTGATGTCCAGGATGAATTTCTGCTGGAACAGCAGCGCAATGTGGAAATCAGCCAGCTTGCGACTGCCGCAAAAATTGCCTATCAGATGCTGATTGCCGTAAACCTGACCCAAAACACCTATCACATGCTTGAGTATGAGCGTTTTCCCGTCAAAAAGCCCGGCGACGCGGGCAGCTTCGATGACCTCATCGAAGCCGAGCTTGCCACTGTCCATCCGGATCACCGCCCGGAATTCATCGGTAAATTTTCGCGTGGCGCTTTGACCGCCGCTTTTTCCGGCGGCGAACGCATTGTGACAATGAAGGTGCCCCACCTTGGCGCAGACGGCATTTATCACTGGAACTTTACCCAGGTCGTCCGGGTCGAAAGTCCCTACACCGACGATTTGATTGAAATTACCCTTTCGCGGAACATCGACGACGAACGCCGGATACAGGAAGAGCTGCTCGAAAAGGAACGCCGGACCAAGGTGCTGCTTGAGGAAGCGTTGCAGAAAGCGGAAAGAGCCAGCCAGGCCAAAAGCGATTTCCTTTCGAGGATGAGCCATGATATCCGCACCCCCATGAATGCGATCATGGGGATGACCGAACTTGCACAGCTTCATCTCGGCAGCGAAGAAAAGCTGCGGGACTACCTGCAAAAGATCGCAAGCTCCGGCGCGCATCTGCTCGGTCTTATCAACGAAGTGCTGGATGTCAGCAAGATTGAAAGCGGAGCGGTGGGGCTGGAAGAAGCCGAATTTGACCTTCGCGACCTGGTTCGGGACACAGTGGAGCTGGTCCGTATCCCCATCGAAAAAAAACAGCAGGAACTGACAGTGAAGCTTGACGAAGGCCTCCATTCCCGGGTGGTTGGGGATGCGCGGCGGCTCAAACAGGTGCTGGTCAATATCCTTGAAAACGCTTCAAAATATTCTGGCGAACATGGGCAGATCTCCTTCTCGCTGGAGGAGCTCAAAAAGGGCGAACGGCTGGCCGGCACCTACCGGTTTGCGGTAGCGGATAATGGGATTGGGATGAAACCGGAATATCTGGAGCATATTTTTGAGCCGTTTAGCCGGGCTGATGACAGCCGCACCAGCAAAATCACCGGGACCGGCCTGGGAATGACGATCGTGCAGAGCATTGTTGCGATGATGGGCGGCGACATCCAAGTGGAAAGTGCGTACGGGAAGGGCTCCCGATTCCAGATTACAATCTGTCTGTCAAAATGTGACGTTCCAACCGTCATGACGCCGCCGGAAAAGCATCGGGTGAGGGATTCTTTTCCCGGCCTGCGGATCTTGCTGGTGGAAGATAATGAACTCAACCGGCAGATTGCCGCCGAGATGCTTGGGCTGTTGGGAGTGAGTGTTGAAATTGCCGAAAACGGCAGGCAGGCGGTGGATGCGATTTTTTCCCATCCCCCGCTGTATTATGATATGGTTTTTATGGATATCCAGATGCCGGTCCTGAACGGTTACAATGCTACCCGCGAGATCCGGGAGTCAGGCTTGGAGCGGATCGACGAACTCCCGATCGTCGCAATGACAGCCGACGCTTTTGCCGAAGACGCCAGACAGGCGCGGCTGGCTGGGATGGACGGGCATCTTGCCAAGCCGATTTCCATTGACCAGCTGAAAAGCGCCCTTTCCAACTGCCTGCTCTGGAAACAGCGCAACCGGCCGGACCGAGCGGCTTGGGAAGATACCGCTCATTAG
- a CDS encoding GntR family transcriptional regulator, translated as MKKESLKLQAYNIIKEKIVNCEYAPNTLLNEEKLREEINASRTPIRDALSRLEQEGLIVILPKKGIMVSGLSISEVNMIFEVRMLVEPYALETYGRTLSDEVFLGFYSQFSNQQESPPDRYFELDDEFHHTIVGAMPNRFLLNTYEGIHTQNLRFRVMTGQEQAERIENTVSEHIAIAKACLKKDWALAAGELRRHLIQSKNATFDLLLKNQNFSIR; from the coding sequence ATGAAAAAAGAAAGCCTGAAACTACAAGCTTACAACATTATCAAAGAAAAAATCGTCAACTGCGAATATGCGCCCAATACCCTGCTCAACGAGGAAAAGCTACGCGAGGAAATCAACGCCAGCCGTACCCCTATCCGGGACGCGCTCAGCCGCCTGGAACAGGAAGGCCTCATCGTTATCCTTCCAAAGAAAGGGATTATGGTTTCCGGCCTTTCGATCAGCGAAGTCAATATGATTTTTGAGGTACGCATGCTTGTGGAACCCTACGCCCTTGAAACCTATGGCCGCACGCTGAGCGACGAGGTTTTTCTCGGATTTTATTCTCAATTTTCCAACCAACAGGAATCCCCGCCGGACCGTTATTTTGAGCTGGACGACGAATTCCATCACACCATTGTGGGAGCGATGCCGAACCGGTTCCTGCTCAACACTTACGAGGGAATCCACACCCAAAACCTCCGGTTTCGGGTGATGACCGGACAGGAGCAGGCTGAGCGTATCGAGAACACGGTCAGCGAACATATCGCGATTGCGAAAGCCTGTCTGAAAAAGGACTGGGCGCTCGCCGCCGGAGAGCTGCGCCGCCATCTGATCCAGTCCAAAAACGCCACCTTCGACTTGCTTCTCAAAAATCAGAATTTTTCGATCCGATAG
- a CDS encoding glutaredoxin family protein: MPKHVKMMILEDCPYCKQAFEMMEELKTVHPEYRAVDIEVIEENREPEKIKGYQYWYVPTFFVDDVKVMEGVPSIELVEKMFTEALG, from the coding sequence ATGCCAAAGCATGTAAAGATGATGATTTTGGAGGACTGCCCATACTGCAAACAGGCGTTTGAGATGATGGAAGAACTGAAAACGGTCCATCCCGAATACCGGGCGGTTGATATCGAAGTGATTGAAGAGAACCGGGAGCCGGAAAAGATCAAAGGTTATCAGTACTGGTATGTGCCCACCTTTTTTGTGGACGATGTGAAGGTGATGGAGGGAGTTCCTTCGATCGAGCTTGTTGAGAAGATGTTCACCGAAGCACTGGGGTGA